One window from the genome of Breoghania sp. L-A4 encodes:
- a CDS encoding DJ-1/PfpI family protein produces the protein MIIGMPVYPHVDLLDVTGPYEILGWMRQFAPPAEIRLIGQSDCDVTTRDGFTFKVSHTFETAGQLDVLWVPGGDPDELKRIIADPQRTYLDFLIRQAQGARYVCSVCEGALLLAAAGLLDGFEATTHWAFIPCLKEYPDIKVAPGAPRYVHDRNRLTGGGISSGLDESLKLVELLHGTEMAERVQRMTQYFPDPPVSADLPVATTCPLN, from the coding sequence ATGATTATCGGGATGCCGGTCTATCCGCATGTCGACCTGCTCGACGTGACAGGCCCCTATGAAATCCTTGGCTGGATGCGGCAGTTCGCGCCTCCGGCGGAAATCCGGCTCATCGGGCAAAGCGACTGCGACGTCACCACGCGGGACGGGTTCACCTTCAAGGTCAGCCATACCTTCGAGACCGCCGGGCAACTCGATGTGCTGTGGGTGCCGGGCGGAGATCCTGACGAGCTCAAGCGAATCATTGCCGATCCGCAGCGGACTTATCTCGATTTTCTGATCCGTCAGGCGCAGGGCGCGCGCTATGTCTGCTCGGTCTGCGAGGGCGCGCTGCTGCTCGCCGCCGCCGGCCTTCTGGACGGATTCGAGGCCACGACGCATTGGGCGTTCATTCCCTGTCTGAAGGAATACCCGGATATCAAGGTCGCCCCCGGCGCGCCGCGGTATGTGCATGACCGCAACCGGTTGACCGGCGGCGGAATCTCCTCGGGCCTCGATGAATCTCTGAAGCTGGTGGAACTGCTGCACGGCACGGAGATGGCCGAACGGGTCCAGCGCATGACGCAATATTTCCCCGATCCGCCCGTGTCTGCCGATCTGCCCGTGGCCACGACCTGTCCGCTCAACTAG
- a CDS encoding YkvA family protein, with protein sequence MREYTDESLRKALDGEIIAPGEPVRLRPAGPDLESDGEGAQADPRDEARVRARFFKTLKKAARQIPFMDELVAAYYCALDPASPPRVRGTLIAALAYFVLPFDAVPDFLLGIGFGDDATVLLAAIGLVRAHIRDEHLEAARATLADDDDPLA encoded by the coding sequence ATGCGCGAATACACCGACGAATCACTGCGCAAGGCGCTGGATGGCGAGATCATCGCACCCGGCGAACCCGTGCGCCTGCGCCCCGCCGGACCCGATCTGGAATCGGACGGAGAGGGGGCTCAGGCGGATCCGCGCGATGAGGCGCGGGTGAGGGCGCGATTCTTCAAGACGCTGAAAAAGGCCGCGCGCCAGATCCCGTTCATGGACGAACTGGTCGCCGCCTACTATTGCGCGCTCGACCCCGCCTCGCCGCCCAGGGTGCGCGGAACGCTGATCGCGGCCCTCGCCTATTTCGTGCTGCCGTTTGACGCGGTGCCCGATTTCCTGCTCGGCATCGGCTTCGGCGACGACGCCACGGTGCTGCTGGCCGCCATCGGCCTTGTGCGCGCGCACATCCGTGACGAGCATCTTGAAGCCGCCCGCGCGACGCTGGCGGACGATGACGACCCGCTTGCCTAG